One genomic region from Acidobacteriota bacterium encodes:
- a CDS encoding carbohydrate binding family 9 domain-containing protein, which produces MPRRLACAVCALAALAVPAHGAADDIDYAAIRATKRVTALRIEQPIVIDGVLGEAEWERADVARDFIQQQPSEGEPTTEPSEVRFLYDADMLYVGGTFHDTHPDGGITNELTRDFSGRDGDLITLVLDTFRDQRNSFNFMINPAGALRDSQSYDDGRQNNADWDGIWYVKTARFAGGWTMEMAIPFKTLRFSDGEEQTWGLNIFRLIRRKNEITLWAPVPRQFTQFKVSYAGVLTGIQHVQPGRNLRIKPFVTAQASRRRSGARLWDGDAGLDLKYGLGTALTLDLTSRTDFSQVEADDQQINLTRFSLFLPEKREFFLENQGSFRIGDIDTAAGARGAPLLPFFSRRIGVGDNGSLVPIVGGARLSGKQGRYNLGFLNLQTDAEGERPGDNFTAARVSRDLGLNSSVSAFYFGRQSDGTDPFNRIAGADVHLNFRRTVDVDGFLLRSASPGEGPGLAGRGALNIKEDKYTGHLSYTSVAPSFRNDLGFTPRRDIGLTSWEFEWNFRRRTARAPVRVFTLGTEGDAVSNHGQDDLLSRVSRIDTSAEFADGGRLGVDFDWNYELLTEPFEINRGVSIPPGIYYFRQVIPSYSSDKSRWLSGNVKYTGGQFWSGTIRGLDTGIRLRASEKFAATASYARNAVTLREGTFTTELLRLRLNYSFSTSMFLNGFIQYNSIARTWTTNIRYRYTYRPLSDVFIVWNETRGPDGSPQRALIVKYTLTLAF; this is translated from the coding sequence TTGCCTCGTCGGCTCGCCTGCGCCGTCTGCGCGCTGGCCGCGCTCGCCGTTCCTGCGCACGGCGCCGCCGACGACATCGACTACGCGGCGATCCGGGCCACGAAGCGCGTCACCGCGCTTCGGATCGAACAACCGATCGTCATTGACGGCGTGCTCGGCGAGGCGGAGTGGGAACGCGCCGACGTGGCGCGCGACTTCATCCAGCAGCAGCCGAGCGAGGGGGAGCCGACGACCGAACCCAGCGAGGTCCGGTTCCTGTACGACGCGGACATGCTGTACGTCGGCGGCACGTTCCACGACACGCATCCTGACGGCGGCATCACCAACGAGCTGACGCGCGACTTTTCCGGTCGCGACGGCGACCTGATCACGCTGGTGCTCGACACGTTTCGCGACCAGCGCAACTCTTTCAACTTCATGATCAATCCGGCGGGCGCCCTGCGCGACAGCCAGTCCTACGACGACGGCCGGCAGAACAACGCGGATTGGGACGGCATCTGGTACGTGAAGACCGCGCGCTTCGCCGGCGGATGGACCATGGAGATGGCCATTCCGTTCAAGACCCTGCGGTTCTCCGACGGCGAGGAGCAGACCTGGGGCCTCAACATCTTCCGGCTGATCCGGCGGAAGAACGAGATTACGCTGTGGGCGCCGGTGCCGCGCCAGTTCACGCAGTTCAAGGTCTCCTACGCGGGCGTGCTCACCGGCATCCAGCACGTGCAGCCCGGCCGGAACCTCAGGATCAAGCCGTTCGTGACGGCCCAGGCGTCACGCCGTCGGTCGGGCGCGCGGCTCTGGGACGGCGACGCCGGCCTCGATCTCAAATACGGGCTGGGTACCGCGCTGACGCTCGATCTGACCTCCCGTACCGATTTCTCCCAGGTGGAAGCCGACGACCAGCAGATCAACCTGACGCGCTTCAGCCTCTTTCTCCCGGAGAAGCGTGAGTTCTTCCTCGAGAACCAGGGGAGCTTCCGGATCGGGGACATCGACACCGCCGCCGGCGCTCGCGGCGCGCCGCTCCTGCCGTTCTTCAGCCGGCGCATCGGCGTCGGCGACAACGGCTCGCTCGTGCCGATCGTGGGGGGCGCGCGGTTGAGCGGCAAGCAGGGGCGCTACAACCTCGGATTCCTGAACCTTCAGACCGACGCCGAGGGCGAGCGCCCGGGCGACAACTTCACCGCGGCCCGTGTCAGCCGCGACCTCGGTCTCAACTCGTCGGTGTCCGCGTTCTACTTCGGGCGTCAATCGGACGGCACCGATCCGTTCAACCGCATCGCCGGCGCCGATGTGCACCTCAACTTCCGCCGGACCGTCGACGTGGACGGGTTCCTGCTCCGCAGCGCATCGCCCGGCGAGGGGCCCGGCCTCGCTGGACGGGGGGCGCTGAACATCAAGGAGGACAAGTACACCGGGCATCTCTCGTACACCTCGGTGGCTCCCAGCTTCCGCAACGACCTCGGGTTCACCCCGCGGCGCGACATCGGGCTCACCAGCTGGGAGTTCGAGTGGAACTTCCGGCGCCGCACGGCACGCGCCCCGGTGCGGGTGTTCACGCTCGGCACCGAGGGAGACGCGGTCAGCAATCACGGGCAGGACGACCTCCTGAGCCGCGTGTCGCGCATCGACACGTCGGCGGAGTTCGCCGACGGCGGGCGCCTCGGCGTCGACTTCGACTGGAACTACGAGCTCCTGACCGAGCCGTTCGAGATCAATCGCGGCGTGAGCATTCCTCCCGGCATCTATTACTTCCGTCAGGTCATCCCGAGCTACTCCTCCGACAAGAGCCGATGGCTGTCGGGGAACGTGAAGTACACAGGCGGGCAGTTCTGGTCAGGGACGATTCGGGGGCTCGATACGGGAATCCGCCTGCGCGCCAGCGAGAAGTTCGCCGCCACGGCGAGCTACGCGCGGAACGCCGTCACGCTGCGCGAGGGCACCTTCACGACGGAGCTTCTGCGACTCCGGTTGAAC
- a CDS encoding AAA family ATPase, with the protein MDNHGRVPQRVPTGACGRRFLHPGAAADPVSQFPTPVTAASAAAAHVHTPDGVLDLIAEIEREIDRIVVGQEVLVRRLLTALFAAIPYSFSGGAVRTGCGHVLLEGVPGVAKTLTVTTLAHAVSAQFQRIQLTPDMLPADILGTRIWEVSTGSFRVEKGPIFTNILLADEINRATPKTQSALLEAMQERQVTLADTTYHLADPFWVLATQNPVEQEGVYTLPEAQLDRFSMMLRVGYPREADEIRMLHQNFQHLDFPRRLTPADVSHIRALIRESVYIDDRLMEYIVRIGRATRAPETVGLAHLRELLLLGISPRSYQHVLALARVTAFLHGRDFVLPDDVKDIFPDAARHRVTRSVRAEAEAIDADAILREILDAVPIP; encoded by the coding sequence ATGGACAACCACGGCCGAGTACCGCAGCGCGTACCGACTGGCGCTTGCGGCCGGCGCTTTCTGCACCCTGGTGCTGCTGCTGATCCTGTGAGCCAATTCCCGACACCTGTGACCGCCGCCAGCGCCGCCGCCGCGCACGTCCACACGCCGGACGGCGTGCTCGATCTCATCGCGGAGATCGAGCGGGAGATCGATCGGATCGTCGTCGGGCAGGAGGTGCTGGTCCGCCGCCTGCTCACGGCGCTGTTCGCCGCGATTCCGTATTCCTTCTCGGGCGGCGCCGTGCGGACGGGCTGCGGCCACGTGCTGCTCGAAGGGGTCCCGGGCGTGGCGAAGACCCTGACCGTCACCACGCTCGCGCACGCCGTGTCCGCCCAGTTCCAGCGCATCCAGCTCACGCCGGACATGCTGCCCGCCGACATCCTGGGCACGCGCATCTGGGAAGTGTCCACCGGCAGCTTCCGCGTCGAGAAGGGGCCGATCTTCACCAACATCCTCCTCGCGGACGAGATCAACCGCGCCACGCCGAAGACGCAGAGCGCGCTGCTCGAAGCGATGCAGGAGCGGCAGGTCACGCTGGCGGACACGACCTATCACCTCGCCGACCCGTTCTGGGTGCTCGCCACGCAGAATCCGGTCGAGCAGGAGGGGGTCTACACGCTGCCGGAGGCGCAGCTCGATCGCTTCTCCATGATGTTGCGCGTGGGCTACCCGAGGGAGGCCGACGAGATCCGGATGCTGCACCAGAACTTCCAGCATCTCGACTTCCCCCGCCGGCTCACGCCCGCCGACGTCAGCCACATCCGCGCCCTCATCCGCGAGAGCGTGTACATCGACGATCGACTCATGGAGTACATCGTCCGGATCGGCCGGGCGACGAGGGCGCCGGAGACCGTCGGTCTCGCGCATCTGCGCGAGCTGCTGCTGCTGGGCATCTCGCCCCGCTCCTACCAGCACGTGCTCGCGCTCGCCCGGGTGACCGCGTTCCTGCACGGCCGGGACTTCGTGCTGCCCGACGACGTGAAGGACATCTTCCCGGACGCCGCGCGCCACCGCGTGACGCGGAGCGTGCGCGCGGAGGCGGAAGCGATCGACGCGGACGCGATCCTGCGCGAGATCCTGGACGCGGTGCCGATTCCCTGA
- a CDS encoding VWA domain-containing protein, with protein sequence MSGISVLQPEVLWLLPAAALLALACRLVRRRRFVAFTATAWLREADAWASPVRRLPSVLLALAFALVLAGLADPVVPLSHAQVKSQGLDIVLVLDLSNSIHEVMRAERAAGAPAWGPVGGTPAAAGVAAAAARTGRTRLEVTRRALRTFIAARHDDRIGLVVFSENAYIVSPLTFDHNSLMHYVNMIDDQILQGEGLTAIGDGIGLANYLLWRQSTDRRVGKVTLVFTDGVHNYGRDPISALADAAATEIRTHVIGIDLEANLRGTDTVRRLVSTVRSYGGQYYDAATADQLQAASAAIDKLERGKLTNTIAIRNAPAFAWFAIPALLLIVLALALRAIPYFADFT encoded by the coding sequence ATGAGCGGCATCAGCGTCCTCCAGCCGGAAGTGCTCTGGCTGCTCCCGGCAGCGGCGTTGCTGGCGCTCGCCTGCCGCCTCGTTCGGCGCCGGCGGTTCGTCGCCTTCACCGCCACCGCCTGGCTGCGTGAAGCGGACGCATGGGCGTCACCCGTCCGCCGGCTTCCTTCCGTGCTTCTCGCCCTGGCCTTCGCGCTCGTCCTCGCGGGGCTCGCCGACCCCGTCGTGCCGCTGTCGCACGCGCAGGTCAAGTCGCAGGGACTCGACATCGTGCTGGTCCTGGACCTCTCGAACAGCATCCACGAGGTCATGCGCGCCGAGCGCGCCGCGGGCGCCCCCGCGTGGGGGCCGGTCGGAGGCACGCCTGCCGCCGCCGGCGTCGCCGCCGCCGCCGCGAGGACCGGACGCACGCGCCTGGAGGTCACCAGGCGCGCGCTGCGCACCTTCATCGCCGCACGACACGACGATCGCATCGGCCTGGTCGTCTTTTCCGAGAACGCCTACATCGTCAGCCCGCTCACGTTCGATCACAACTCCTTGATGCATTACGTGAACATGATTGACGATCAGATCCTGCAGGGTGAAGGGCTGACGGCGATCGGGGACGGCATCGGGCTGGCGAACTACCTGCTGTGGCGGCAGTCCACCGACCGGCGGGTAGGCAAGGTGACGCTGGTGTTCACCGACGGCGTGCACAACTACGGGCGCGATCCGATCTCCGCGCTGGCGGATGCCGCTGCGACGGAAATCCGCACGCACGTCATCGGGATCGACCTCGAGGCGAACCTGCGCGGGACCGACACCGTCCGTCGGCTCGTCAGCACGGTTCGAAGCTACGGGGGGCAGTATTACGACGCGGCCACCGCCGACCAGCTGCAGGCGGCCTCGGCAGCCATCGACAAGCTGGAACGCGGAAAGCTGACCAACACGATAGCGATCCGCAACGCCCCGGCGTTCGCGTGGTTCGCGATCCCGGCCCTCCTGCTGATCGTCCTCGCCCTGGCGCTCCGCGCGATTCCGTACTTCGCCGACTTCACGTAG
- a CDS encoding VWA domain-containing protein, with protein MAQWLLVAPLAFAFWFLFMAARRRFRRQFEMGARTAALSRLTGWRRDVLVLLASLGAIGFLVLALMQPQVLLEVRMPEFSRQDLILILDRSASMRAEDVRPSRFARAVHEIKTFIDERPEGVDRVALVGFAGTSVVLSQFTRDASAISFYLDWSQDDYQPQFDTDIGAALAAARDLARKDTLPSTKVFIVLSDGEDHGQRLQTSLMRLQAERTRVHTIGIGSPADVPIPIGAPGAQRAFLTDESGKTVTTRFSESTLADIAARTGGRYYRSVTGAELAGAMRDAVDQERRQVGWTTTAEYRSAYRLALAAGAFCTLVLLLIL; from the coding sequence ATGGCGCAGTGGCTCCTGGTTGCGCCGCTCGCCTTCGCGTTCTGGTTTCTGTTCATGGCGGCCCGCCGGCGGTTTCGCCGGCAGTTCGAGATGGGCGCGCGCACCGCCGCGCTGTCCCGGCTGACCGGGTGGCGGCGGGACGTGCTGGTGCTGCTCGCGTCGCTCGGCGCCATCGGCTTCCTCGTGCTGGCCCTGATGCAGCCGCAGGTTCTGCTGGAGGTCAGGATGCCGGAGTTCTCGAGGCAGGACCTGATCCTGATCCTCGATCGCTCCGCCTCCATGCGCGCGGAAGACGTGCGGCCGTCCAGATTCGCCCGCGCGGTCCACGAGATCAAGACGTTCATCGACGAACGGCCGGAAGGGGTCGACCGCGTCGCGCTCGTCGGCTTCGCCGGCACATCGGTGGTGCTGTCGCAGTTCACGCGTGACGCCAGCGCAATCTCGTTTTACCTGGACTGGAGCCAGGACGACTACCAGCCGCAGTTCGACACCGATATCGGGGCCGCGCTGGCCGCCGCGCGCGACCTGGCCCGCAAGGACACGCTCCCGAGCACGAAGGTCTTCATCGTGCTGTCGGATGGCGAAGACCACGGCCAGCGGCTGCAGACCAGCCTGATGCGCCTGCAGGCGGAGCGCACGCGGGTGCACACGATCGGCATCGGATCGCCGGCCGACGTGCCGATCCCGATTGGCGCGCCGGGCGCGCAGCGCGCGTTCCTGACCGACGAGAGCGGCAAGACCGTGACGACGCGCTTCAGCGAGTCCACGCTGGCGGATATCGCGGCCCGCACCGGCGGACGCTATTACCGATCCGTGACCGGGGCGGAGCTGGCCGGCGCGATGCGCGACGCCGTCGACCAGGAACGCCGGCAAGTCGGATGGACAACCACGGCCGAGTACCGCAGCGCGTACCGACTGGCGCTTGCGGCCGGCGCTTTCTGCACCCTGGTGCTGCTGCTGATCCTGTGA
- a CDS encoding DUF58 domain-containing protein produces MLPEHLVRELRYVEIATARKMRNVRAGAYTSRLRGSGFDFDEHRPYRAGDDVRRIDWNVTARLNMPFVRETHAERELNTIIGVDLSRSMAYGGADRSKKEQMIFIAACLVFSALADQINVGFLAFSDRVLRYSPPSRARHRAWQILEELWAIESPVGRTSAVPAIRHLVRHLKRMSVVFLVSDFMLDDDLAASSDLKVMTAKHDVVAVVVEDPVETALPAGSGTVRLRDVESGAELRVGLDDGLRRRYAAVVQSRRDALVRTFYRIPVEHTFVRSDRTAIGPLMELFAARKRA; encoded by the coding sequence ATGCTGCCCGAACACCTCGTCCGCGAGCTGCGGTACGTCGAGATCGCGACCGCCAGGAAGATGCGCAACGTGCGCGCGGGGGCGTACACCAGCCGGCTGCGCGGCAGCGGCTTCGACTTCGACGAGCACCGGCCGTACCGCGCGGGCGATGACGTGCGGCGGATCGACTGGAACGTGACGGCGCGGCTCAACATGCCCTTCGTCAGGGAGACCCACGCCGAGCGGGAGCTGAACACCATCATCGGGGTCGACCTCTCGCGCAGCATGGCCTACGGCGGCGCCGACCGCTCGAAGAAGGAGCAGATGATCTTCATCGCCGCCTGCCTGGTCTTCTCGGCGCTCGCCGATCAGATCAACGTGGGCTTCCTGGCGTTCTCGGACCGGGTGCTGCGGTACAGCCCGCCGAGCCGCGCCCGCCATCGCGCCTGGCAGATCCTGGAAGAGCTGTGGGCGATCGAGTCCCCCGTGGGGCGCACCTCCGCGGTGCCCGCGATTCGGCACCTGGTGCGGCACCTGAAGCGGATGAGCGTCGTTTTCCTCGTCTCGGATTTCATGCTCGACGACGACCTGGCCGCATCGTCCGATCTGAAAGTCATGACGGCGAAACACGATGTCGTCGCCGTGGTCGTCGAAGATCCGGTGGAGACGGCGCTGCCAGCCGGAAGCGGGACGGTGCGGCTGCGGGACGTCGAGTCCGGCGCGGAGCTGCGCGTCGGCCTGGACGACGGGCTGCGGCGCCGGTATGCGGCCGTCGTGCAGTCACGCCGCGATGCGCTCGTCAGGACGTTTTACCGGATCCCCGTCGAGCACACCTTCGTGCGCTCGGATCGCACGGCCATCGGGCCGCTGATGGAGCTGTTCGCGGCGCGGAAGCGCGCGTGA